The following are encoded together in the Kingella negevensis genome:
- a CDS encoding cobalamin biosynthesis protein CobQ, with amino-acid sequence MKEVHFTMQGKGGAGKSFITSILAQYLKKRIGDKNVTCFDTDPINPTLSRYAALNPTIIHLLEDGKINSRHFDELMEIIEAQDGIGVVDTGAGTFVPLMYYFSENHIAEYLFDCEVNLVVHVPIVGGQAFNDCLVVLDQILSSMGCDVVIWLNHFQGKITNFQETQVYKEYKDRIIGIMEIQNKDSDTFGKDLERMTEMNLTFDEVQESKIFKGMERNRLKHFAREMFEDLDKISFIATLKDDDEPSS; translated from the coding sequence ATGAAAGAAGTACATTTTACCATGCAAGGCAAAGGCGGTGCTGGCAAGTCGTTTATCACTTCTATTTTGGCGCAATATCTAAAAAAACGCATCGGCGATAAAAACGTTACTTGTTTTGACACCGACCCGATTAACCCGACATTGAGTCGCTATGCCGCTCTCAATCCCACCATTATTCACTTGTTGGAAGATGGCAAAATCAACAGTCGCCATTTTGACGAACTCATGGAAATCATTGAAGCGCAAGATGGCATCGGCGTAGTAGATACAGGCGCAGGGACATTCGTACCATTGATGTATTATTTTTCTGAAAACCATATTGCTGAATATTTGTTTGATTGTGAAGTCAATTTGGTGGTTCATGTGCCGATTGTCGGCGGTCAAGCATTCAATGATTGCTTGGTAGTGCTAGACCAAATTTTGAGTAGCATGGGTTGCGATGTCGTGATTTGGTTAAACCATTTTCAGGGGAAAATCACAAATTTCCAAGAAACACAGGTTTACAAAGAATACAAAGACCGCATCATTGGTATCATGGAAATTCAGAACAAAGATTCTGATACATTCGGCAAAGATTTGGAACGCATGACCGAAATGAATTTAACCTTTGATGAAGTGCAAGAATCCAAAATCTTCAAAGGTATGGAACGCAACCGCCTGAAACATTTTGCGCGTGAAATGTTTGAAGATTTGGACAAAATCTCATTCATCGCCACCCTGAAAGATGATGATGAGCCAAGTTCATGA
- a CDS encoding Cro/CI family transcriptional regulator has protein sequence MYKEDVLNYYGTLVKLAEVLKISPSAISQWKEIIPEKQAYKLQRISNNALIVNPELYKR, from the coding sequence ATGTACAAAGAAGATGTCTTAAATTACTACGGAACACTTGTCAAACTAGCAGAAGTTCTAAAAATATCGCCATCGGCAATTAGCCAATGGAAAGAAATTATCCCCGAGAAACAGGCATATAAATTACAGCGTATCAGTAATAATGCCTTAATTGTTAATCCAGAATTATACAAACGCTAA
- a CDS encoding helix-turn-helix domain-containing protein gives MKTYTVNEAAEYCCCHPETLREYIRAGKLVASKVGRAYCIRQTKLDEFLAQLENDTVQASLIKRSKQKCQKIQTDCTNVMVHGTWISDRQVVSALDALLAHKTNKKPKNCARN, from the coding sequence ATGAAAACCTACACCGTAAACGAAGCCGCCGAATATTGCTGCTGCCACCCCGAAACCCTGCGCGAATACATACGAGCAGGAAAACTGGTCGCCAGCAAAGTAGGGCGAGCCTATTGTATTCGTCAAACAAAACTTGACGAATTTTTAGCACAACTTGAAAATGATACCGTACAGGCATCACTCATCAAACGGAGTAAACAAAAATGTCAAAAAATTCAAACGGATTGTACCAACGTAATGGTACATGGTACATGGATATCAGATCGCCAAGTGGTGAGCGCATTAGACGCTCTCTTGGCACACAAGACAAACAAAAAGCCCAAGAATTGCGCGCGAAATTAG
- a CDS encoding transcriptional regulator, which produces MSQVHEAEIRQLIADVMRDTGIRIDADDPIVAMLFAQKRELAKFLQQSSDEQTAQHQRFLADFKTLSDGIITAAAELQNQKQQMVAELMQANANDRAEIEQKLFGSISQRIQTQFQAQAAELAKHISGSLKMGVMVWAVVQMLIFAVMIFLLK; this is translated from the coding sequence ATGAGCCAAGTTCATGAAGCGGAAATCCGCCAACTGATTGCCGATGTGATGCGCGATACTGGTATTCGCATTGATGCTGACGACCCGATTGTTGCCATGCTGTTTGCTCAAAAGCGTGAATTAGCCAAGTTTTTGCAGCAATCCAGCGATGAACAAACCGCGCAACATCAACGCTTTTTAGCGGATTTCAAAACGCTTTCAGACGGCATCATCACTGCTGCTGCCGAATTGCAAAATCAAAAGCAACAAATGGTTGCAGAGTTGATGCAAGCCAACGCCAACGACCGCGCCGAAATAGAACAGAAATTGTTTGGCAGCATCAGTCAGCGCATTCAAACACAATTTCAGGCACAAGCTGCCGAGTTAGCCAAACACATTTCTGGCAGCCTGAAAATGGGCGTGATGGTTTGGGCGGTGGTGCAAATGCTGATTTTTGCTGTGATGATTTTTTTGTTGAAATAA
- a CDS encoding TrbM/KikA/MpfK family conjugal transfer protein produces MKVKPFLAVSALTAALLAPMTASADDNLLTGDVRLACEAVLCLSSGNRPSECAPSIKRYFSINHKKLSDTINARRSFLNLCPSGNAQGMPQLIDAIANGAGRCDAAALNRRGHYTGSSRDGTRRFIVNTQKPDYCKAYENHAWTRVTTTKLEPIYCNYTTGDTPWRKKRVEKYQCGQKWVDVQ; encoded by the coding sequence ATGAAAGTTAAACCATTTTTAGCGGTTTCCGCGCTGACTGCCGCGCTGCTTGCGCCTATGACCGCCAGCGCAGACGATAATTTGCTGACAGGTGATGTTCGCTTGGCGTGTGAAGCGGTGCTGTGTTTGTCTAGTGGTAATCGCCCAAGTGAATGTGCGCCGTCTATCAAACGCTATTTCTCTATCAATCATAAGAAATTGAGCGATACTATCAATGCTCGCCGCAGTTTTTTAAATTTATGTCCATCGGGTAATGCTCAAGGAATGCCACAACTGATTGATGCGATTGCCAATGGTGCAGGGCGTTGTGATGCGGCTGCTCTCAATCGTAGGGGGCATTACACAGGCAGTAGCCGTGATGGTACACGCCGTTTTATTGTCAATACGCAAAAACCTGATTATTGCAAAGCGTATGAAAATCATGCGTGGACGCGTGTTACGACTACTAAATTAGAACCGATTTACTGTAATTACACCACAGGTGACACACCTTGGCGGAAAAAACGTGTGGAAAAATACCAATGTGGGCAAAAATGGGTTGATGTCCAATAG
- a CDS encoding LexA family protein yields MIETLGQRIKERRKALKLTQMDLSRRMQGVSHAAISQWENDTTKPNAENLLDLSIILNCEFGWLLRGSPNPNKSLSVIPYSPLDEMKLPIYDWQSLDKLKECDTTQLVDLTREYIMTDFKKSKNAFGLKIKDDSMSPEFKIGDVIIIDPDVEPQAGEFVIAKYGDDFIFRKFKLDNDNSMKSNNFILIPLNDDYGRLHSVNVELLIIGTMVEHRIYRRKR; encoded by the coding sequence ATGATTGAAACACTCGGACAACGAATTAAGGAGCGTAGAAAAGCCTTAAAACTCACGCAGATGGACTTATCAAGAAGAATGCAAGGAGTTAGCCATGCTGCTATTTCTCAATGGGAAAATGACACCACAAAACCAAATGCAGAAAATTTACTTGATTTATCTATAATCTTAAATTGCGAATTTGGCTGGTTATTGCGTGGTTCTCCTAACCCAAATAAATCTCTATCTGTAATCCCATATTCGCCTCTTGATGAGATGAAATTACCTATTTATGATTGGCAGTCATTAGATAAATTAAAAGAATGTGATACTACTCAACTTGTTGATTTAACAAGAGAGTACATTATGACCGATTTTAAAAAGTCTAAAAATGCCTTTGGTTTGAAAATCAAAGATGATTCAATGTCGCCTGAATTTAAAATTGGCGACGTCATTATTATTGACCCTGATGTAGAACCACAAGCAGGAGAATTTGTAATCGCAAAATATGGAGACGATTTTATTTTCCGTAAATTCAAATTAGATAATGATAATTCAATGAAATCAAATAATTTCATCTTAATTCCATTGAATGACGATTATGGTAGGTTGCATTCTGTAAATGTAGAGTTGCTCATTATTGGTACAATGGTGGAACACCGTATTTACAGAAGAAAACGTTAG